In Streptomyces sp. NBC_00306, a single genomic region encodes these proteins:
- a CDS encoding RidA family protein, with amino-acid sequence MERTAVNPVTWSAELGFNQGEVVSGHTRTLYISGQTAMSDDGNPRHDGDMAAQLALSLDNLEAVLGEAGMSLANLVRLNVCTTDVDLLFQHYGELAGRLGAARVAPATTMLGVARLAIPTLMVELEGTAVA; translated from the coding sequence ATGGAACGAACGGCGGTCAACCCGGTGACGTGGTCGGCGGAGTTGGGATTCAACCAGGGCGAGGTCGTCTCCGGGCACACACGAACCCTGTACATCTCGGGCCAGACCGCGATGAGCGACGACGGCAATCCCCGGCACGACGGCGACATGGCGGCGCAGTTGGCGCTGAGCCTCGACAACCTGGAGGCAGTGCTCGGCGAAGCCGGCATGTCGCTCGCAAACCTCGTGCGGCTCAATGTCTGCACGACCGACGTCGATCTGCTCTTCCAGCACTATGGCGAGCTGGCGGGGCGGTTGGGCGCGGCCAGGGTGGCGCCGGCCACCACGATGCTCGGAGTAGCGCGGCTGGCGATCCCGACCCTGATGGTCGAGCTCGAAGGCACCGCCGTCGCGTGA
- a CDS encoding restriction endonuclease, with product MTVPARRPRVMMRRRPGFSLRQTALGFGLVASLVCGGGLMLKTLVKSSDTHELLGIALAAGAVVVALGAVRRTRHRRRHPVWDGGAAACADGSPPQEPGPAAHVLAPGTPEADGEDDAETVDGVEQEASLLGLLDPVAFEQAVAALCERDGCRDIEVVGGAGDLGADVVATAPDGRHVVIQCKRYGPVNKVGSQDVQRFGGTCFAVHEAQVAAVVTTGGFTLPATEYAEQCGIVCFDAHALAAWEDGTGPAPWEVEVVAEADVAGC from the coding sequence ATGACGGTACCTGCGCGTCGGCCACGGGTGATGATGCGTCGTCGGCCGGGATTCAGTCTGCGTCAGACCGCACTCGGTTTCGGCCTGGTGGCGTCGCTGGTCTGCGGCGGCGGGCTGATGCTCAAAACGCTGGTGAAGTCATCAGACACCCATGAGCTGCTGGGCATTGCGCTGGCGGCGGGTGCGGTCGTGGTGGCGCTCGGGGCGGTCCGGCGGACGCGACACCGGCGCCGGCACCCGGTCTGGGACGGAGGGGCGGCCGCCTGCGCCGACGGGAGCCCACCGCAGGAGCCCGGACCGGCAGCGCATGTCCTCGCGCCGGGGACACCGGAGGCCGACGGCGAGGACGACGCGGAAACGGTGGACGGGGTGGAGCAGGAAGCCTCGCTGCTGGGGCTGTTGGACCCCGTCGCCTTCGAGCAGGCCGTGGCAGCACTGTGCGAACGCGACGGCTGCCGTGACATCGAGGTCGTCGGGGGTGCGGGCGACCTCGGAGCGGACGTGGTGGCAACAGCGCCGGACGGACGGCATGTCGTCATCCAGTGCAAGCGCTATGGCCCCGTGAACAAGGTGGGGTCGCAGGACGTCCAGCGGTTCGGCGGTACGTGTTTCGCCGTGCACGAGGCCCAGGTCGCGGCAGTGGTGACCACAGGCGGCTTCACCCTGCCGGCGACCGAGTACGCCGAGCAGTGCGGGATCGTCTGCTTCGACGCTCATGCCCTGGCCGCCTGGGAGGACGGCACCGGGCCGGCGCCGTGGGAGGTGGAGGTGGTGGCTGAAGCGGACGTGGCCGGCTGCTGA
- a CDS encoding DUF72 domain-containing protein, which produces MTVFVGTSGWQYKDWRDVLYPEGVPQRLWLEEYASGFATVESNNAFYRLPSRETFAQWRRRTPEGFVMAVKASRFLTHIKRLRDPEEPVARLMEHAAGLGDRLGPVLLQLPPTLKADATLLDDCLRCFPAGTRVAVEPRHDSWWVPEVRAVLEARGAALCWADLHSRPAGPLWRTSDWGYLRLHAGRAQPWPRYGRQALSTWVGRLTAAWPGDCDMYVYFNNDPGGAAVRDAMAFARLATAAGAHVSRTPQGLASGAGNAG; this is translated from the coding sequence GTGACGGTCTTCGTCGGCACCTCGGGCTGGCAGTACAAGGACTGGCGGGATGTCCTGTACCCCGAGGGTGTGCCCCAGCGACTGTGGCTGGAGGAGTACGCATCCGGCTTCGCGACCGTGGAGAGCAACAACGCCTTCTACCGGCTCCCGTCCCGGGAGACGTTCGCCCAGTGGCGCCGGCGCACCCCCGAGGGCTTCGTCATGGCCGTGAAGGCCAGCCGCTTTCTGACCCACATCAAACGGCTGCGGGACCCCGAGGAGCCGGTCGCGCGGCTGATGGAACACGCCGCCGGGCTCGGTGACCGTCTCGGGCCGGTACTCCTGCAGCTGCCGCCGACCCTGAAGGCCGATGCCACCCTCCTCGACGACTGCCTGCGCTGTTTCCCGGCCGGTACGCGCGTCGCGGTCGAGCCGCGCCACGACTCCTGGTGGGTTCCGGAGGTCCGTGCGGTCCTCGAGGCACGCGGCGCCGCCTTGTGCTGGGCGGACCTGCACTCCCGGCCCGCAGGACCGCTGTGGCGGACCAGCGACTGGGGCTATCTGCGGCTGCACGCGGGCCGGGCCCAGCCCTGGCCGCGTTACGGCAGGCAGGCCCTGTCGACCTGGGTGGGCCGGCTGACCGCCGCCTGGCCGGGCGACTGCGATATGTACGTGTACTTCAACAACGACCCGGGAGGGGCCGCGGTCCGTGACGCCATGGCGTTCGCCCGTCTCGCCACGGCGGCCGGCGCACATGTCAGCCGCACTCCACAGGGCCTGGCATCCGGTGCCGGGAATGCGGGCTGA
- a CDS encoding polyprenyl synthetase, with amino-acid sequence MTHGAGRRGGPEEKALLLAAGLADLAVSTVGSALGTVRGLLRRSDAAELAAEAEHDLVARGRLVVDRYAAVPPAHLEILARHALARRAGDDV; translated from the coding sequence ATGACGCATGGAGCGGGACGTCGTGGGGGACCGGAGGAGAAGGCGTTGCTGCTGGCGGCCGGGCTGGCCGATCTGGCGGTGAGCACCGTGGGTTCGGCGCTGGGGACGGTGCGGGGGCTGTTGCGCCGTTCGGACGCCGCGGAGCTGGCGGCGGAGGCCGAGCACGATCTGGTGGCGCGCGGGCGCCTGGTCGTGGACCGGTACGCGGCTGTCCCTCCGGCCCACCTGGAGATTCTCGCCCGGCATGCCCTGGCCCGGCGGGCCGGCGATGATGTCTGA
- a CDS encoding HEAT repeat domain-containing protein encodes MGADHQIAFFLRELAAPEPWRRVAAAKGLGRIGRSEQVQALVHVGRDADPAVRAAAALGLGRLGAPGADDVLISLMRDPDAQVRRRAALAAQRLSLTGPAVIDAFARLLRDPDRHVRLNALTGLTRLKAIGDRKAVVLLLGDPDWRVWGHARCLLVTRMDDDLRAEVLHTARQGPGAARARALDMLPSRYTHRLRDSLLEGLHNPAFEVREAVVGKLVDLKERGTAGLLLTTLQDERHPDVARRLLRALGRLGERRLLAAALPWLDHPDVGPVAVDVLADIGTPTAVRQIRSVLTQWPCHPAIQAAAAKGLGELGDRKALELLLPLLNDEDKEVRSGALTGLGRLGHHRLPSADRRRVVETLMHCLVSDPQVLWHTGSALRSYPEVLPWVRGLLEEAPPDVRATALSLLDDGDEADGRLFLTYLSDPDDDVRYQAAIGLGRYAEEHGALPPGGDAAIGVLTALTSDASGGVRWAAARVLRALETPDAGP; translated from the coding sequence ATGGGGGCTGACCATCAGATCGCCTTCTTCCTGCGGGAGCTCGCGGCGCCCGAGCCGTGGCGGCGGGTTGCCGCCGCCAAGGGGCTGGGGCGGATCGGGCGGTCCGAGCAGGTGCAGGCGCTCGTCCACGTGGGCCGCGATGCCGATCCCGCGGTGCGCGCGGCCGCCGCACTCGGCCTCGGCCGCCTCGGCGCACCCGGGGCGGACGACGTTCTCATCTCTCTGATGCGGGATCCCGATGCCCAGGTCCGCCGCCGCGCGGCGCTCGCTGCCCAGAGGCTTTCGCTGACGGGCCCGGCCGTCATCGACGCTTTCGCCCGCCTCCTGCGTGACCCGGACCGGCACGTCCGGCTCAACGCGCTGACCGGACTGACCCGGCTGAAGGCGATCGGTGACCGCAAGGCCGTGGTGCTCCTGCTGGGCGACCCCGACTGGCGGGTCTGGGGGCACGCCCGGTGCCTGTTGGTGACCCGGATGGACGACGACCTGCGGGCCGAGGTGCTGCACACCGCCCGCCAGGGCCCCGGCGCGGCCCGTGCGCGGGCGCTGGACATGCTGCCCTCCCGATACACGCACCGGCTGCGCGATTCCCTGCTCGAAGGCCTCCACAATCCTGCCTTCGAGGTACGGGAGGCGGTGGTGGGCAAACTGGTCGACCTCAAGGAACGCGGAACGGCCGGCCTGCTGCTGACGACCCTTCAGGACGAACGGCACCCGGATGTCGCTCGCCGGCTGTTGCGTGCCCTGGGACGGCTGGGCGAGCGCCGCCTGCTGGCAGCGGCACTGCCGTGGCTCGACCATCCCGACGTGGGCCCGGTCGCCGTGGACGTCCTGGCCGACATCGGCACCCCGACCGCCGTCCGGCAGATCAGGTCGGTCCTCACCCAGTGGCCCTGCCACCCCGCGATCCAGGCGGCCGCCGCCAAGGGCCTCGGGGAACTCGGCGACCGCAAGGCCCTCGAGCTGCTGCTCCCGCTCCTGAACGACGAGGACAAGGAGGTCCGCTCCGGGGCACTCACCGGCCTGGGCCGCCTCGGTCACCATCGACTGCCCTCGGCGGACCGCCGCAGGGTCGTCGAGACGCTGATGCACTGCCTGGTGAGCGACCCGCAGGTGCTCTGGCACACCGGCAGTGCACTGCGCAGCTATCCCGAAGTCCTGCCGTGGGTACGAGGGTTGCTGGAAGAGGCCCCACCCGATGTCCGGGCGACGGCGCTGTCCCTGCTGGACGACGGCGACGAGGCCGACGGGCGCCTCTTCCTGACGTATCTGAGCGACCCGGACGACGACGTGCGCTACCAGGCCGCGATCGGACTCGGCCGGTACGCCGAGGAACACGGCGCCCTCCCGCCGGGCGGCGACGCGGCGATCGGGGTGCTCACCGCGCTGACGTCGGATGCCTCGGGCGGTGTTCGCTGGGCGGCGGCCAGGGTGCTGCGCGCCCTCGAAACCCCGGACGCCGGACCGTAG
- a CDS encoding helix-turn-helix transcriptional regulator — MRANRLVSLVLLLRQRGRLSATTLARELDVSTRTVLRDMEALSAAGVPVYAERGRYGGFALLPGFQTQLTGLNHDEALALLVAGSRRGAQVFGLGSALASAMLKVVDALPESHRDTAAGVAERLLIDPETDLLSRRSVAEEVPDTIVAEVRRAVLAGHKLRIRYAAAGQTPKWRTVDPIGLVTVRDQGYLLATRSGADRTYRLSRVSAAEELPEPAQRADRVDLDRAWQERSVQFRTGGDQVTVVVRVDPARREDLVGTALAVRAEEVDADGRLRLEVTFQDERHAEWALWQLATNAEALAPQWLRTSLRNRAAAIATCYEASP, encoded by the coding sequence ATGCGCGCCAACCGGCTGGTATCGCTGGTGCTGCTATTGCGCCAGCGCGGTCGGCTGTCCGCGACCACGCTCGCCCGGGAGCTGGACGTATCGACCCGCACCGTGCTGCGCGACATGGAGGCGCTGTCCGCGGCCGGCGTCCCGGTCTACGCCGAACGCGGCCGGTACGGCGGATTCGCATTGTTGCCCGGCTTCCAGACACAGCTCACCGGACTGAACCACGACGAGGCGCTCGCCCTGCTGGTCGCCGGATCACGTCGCGGCGCGCAGGTGTTCGGCCTCGGATCGGCACTCGCTTCCGCCATGCTCAAGGTGGTTGACGCCCTGCCCGAAAGCCATCGGGACACTGCGGCCGGTGTGGCCGAGCGATTGCTCATCGACCCCGAGACCGACCTCCTCTCGCGCCGCTCGGTCGCCGAGGAGGTGCCCGACACCATAGTGGCCGAGGTCCGGCGCGCCGTGCTCGCCGGACACAAGCTGCGCATCCGCTACGCGGCCGCGGGCCAGACACCGAAGTGGCGCACGGTGGACCCGATAGGCCTGGTCACCGTACGCGACCAGGGCTATCTGCTGGCCACGAGGTCCGGCGCGGACCGCACCTACCGGTTGTCCCGGGTGTCGGCCGCCGAGGAACTCCCCGAACCCGCACAGCGAGCAGACCGGGTCGACCTCGACCGGGCCTGGCAGGAGCGCAGCGTGCAGTTCCGCACCGGCGGCGACCAGGTCACCGTCGTGGTGCGGGTGGATCCGGCGCGGCGGGAGGACCTGGTGGGCACCGCACTGGCCGTACGGGCCGAGGAAGTCGACGCGGACGGCCGACTGCGACTGGAGGTGACCTTCCAGGATGAGAGGCACGCCGAATGGGCACTGTGGCAGCTCGCCACGAACGCTGAAGCCCTGGCCCCGCAGTGGTTGCGCACCTCGCTGCGCAACCGTGCCGCCGCGATCGCCACCTGTTACGAAGCGTCTCCCTGA
- a CDS encoding oxygenase MpaB family protein produces the protein MTYTEASMDALRLAGDELADATVATLFERGEVGTFNSLMRYVSTAGAPLPPGLPDVAREYLQATSVPPAWVDWGEMEKARLFFIDNNVHISTALSFAAMPACYVVPHVAKLLSATHGLKYPSKRMAETGQFTVYLMQPDAFEAGSRFIPAAQKVRLLHASIRHHLKREERWDTAALGTPICQEDMIGGQMFFSMLVLDSLHRLGIHMSPEGADAYYYAWRVVGAMLGVDQDAVPKTLDEARHFLDLYMIRHMGPSEEGAHLTRQLIDLYEEIVPGTFFDPIVSALIRHLVGDTCADWLEVPRTPWDTVVRAVPHLLGVLETIEDRSPLGAWALDRLGHLTTILELSSLTRGRVMHYAIPEQLKKDYGVPGTVPPARRWTPPPATVSP, from the coding sequence ATGACGTACACCGAGGCTTCGATGGATGCCCTGCGGCTGGCCGGTGACGAACTCGCCGACGCCACCGTCGCGACCCTCTTCGAGCGCGGGGAGGTGGGCACGTTCAACTCCCTCATGCGCTACGTGTCCACCGCCGGTGCCCCCCTGCCGCCCGGGCTGCCCGACGTCGCGCGGGAGTACCTCCAGGCAACCAGCGTCCCGCCGGCCTGGGTGGACTGGGGAGAGATGGAGAAGGCCCGGCTGTTCTTCATCGACAACAACGTGCACATCTCCACCGCCCTGTCCTTCGCCGCCATGCCCGCCTGCTACGTCGTCCCCCATGTGGCGAAGCTGCTGTCGGCCACCCACGGACTGAAGTACCCCTCCAAACGGATGGCGGAGACCGGCCAGTTCACCGTCTACCTGATGCAGCCCGACGCCTTCGAGGCAGGCAGCCGCTTCATCCCCGCCGCCCAGAAGGTCCGTCTCCTGCACGCCTCCATCCGTCACCACCTGAAACGTGAAGAGCGCTGGGACACCGCTGCGCTCGGGACGCCGATCTGCCAAGAGGACATGATCGGCGGGCAGATGTTCTTCTCCATGCTCGTCCTCGACAGCCTGCACCGTCTCGGCATCCATATGTCGCCGGAAGGCGCGGATGCGTACTACTACGCCTGGCGTGTGGTCGGTGCCATGCTCGGCGTCGACCAGGACGCCGTGCCCAAGACTCTGGACGAGGCCCGCCACTTCCTCGACCTGTACATGATCCGGCACATGGGGCCTTCGGAGGAGGGCGCTCACCTGACCCGTCAGCTCATCGACCTCTACGAGGAGATCGTGCCCGGGACGTTCTTCGACCCGATCGTCTCCGCGCTCATCCGCCACCTCGTCGGCGACACCTGCGCGGACTGGCTCGAGGTGCCCCGCACGCCGTGGGACACCGTGGTCAGGGCGGTGCCACACCTCCTCGGCGTACTGGAGACCATCGAGGACCGTTCACCCCTCGGAGCGTGGGCACTGGACCGCCTGGGCCACCTCACCACGATCCTCGAGCTGTCCTCCCTCACCCGCGGACGTGTCATGCACTACGCCATCCCCGAACAGCTCAAGAAGGACTACGGCGTCCCCGGCACAGTGCCGCCTGCCCGTCGGTGGACCCCGCCCCCTGCCACTGTCTCCCCTTGA
- a CDS encoding SDR family oxidoreductase: MTPSKPIAESLADQTVVVIGASAGMGLETARRVRAAGGQVIMVGRNPERLERAALEIEPVSTAAFDATDTDRLKQFFQELPGTVDHVLSTAGGPAYMPLADMDLAEVRRHFGDRLAMTLGIALHSRDKVRPGGTLLFIGGTGGRRPAVGMTITSAMTAALPALTANLALELAPIRVNLIAAGFVDTPLSASLLGDQLEARRAELRATLPIRRVVGPEDVAALAVHIMCNEALTGATYDIDGGQQLLSH, encoded by the coding sequence ATGACGCCCAGCAAGCCGATCGCCGAGAGCCTCGCCGACCAGACCGTCGTGGTCATCGGTGCCAGCGCAGGTATGGGACTCGAAACCGCCCGGCGTGTGCGCGCCGCCGGTGGCCAGGTGATCATGGTCGGACGCAATCCCGAGCGGCTGGAGCGGGCCGCGCTGGAAATCGAGCCTGTGAGTACCGCGGCCTTCGACGCCACCGACACCGACAGGCTCAAGCAGTTCTTCCAGGAGCTGCCCGGCACGGTCGACCACGTGCTCTCCACGGCCGGCGGCCCCGCATACATGCCCTTGGCCGACATGGACCTCGCGGAGGTCCGCCGCCACTTCGGCGATCGCCTCGCCATGACGCTCGGGATCGCCCTGCACAGCCGCGACAAGGTCCGGCCCGGAGGCACGCTGCTGTTCATCGGTGGCACAGGCGGCCGCCGTCCCGCCGTCGGCATGACCATCACGTCCGCGATGACCGCGGCGCTTCCCGCTCTCACCGCCAACCTGGCGCTGGAGCTCGCTCCGATTCGTGTGAACCTCATCGCCGCCGGATTCGTCGACACGCCCCTGTCCGCCTCATTGCTGGGCGACCAGCTCGAAGCCCGACGCGCGGAGCTGCGTGCGACACTCCCCATCCGCCGCGTCGTCGGCCCCGAGGACGTCGCCGCTCTGGCCGTACACATCATGTGCAACGAAGCGCTCACGGGCGCGACATACGACATCGATGGCGGCCAGCAACTCCTGTCCCACTGA
- a CDS encoding STAS domain-containing protein, whose protein sequence is MSAALHRAWHPVPGMRADRHRMPISTARAALVRHLWTNHFWPGLYGCHVGMSSGRPTRATAWGDGCHAPHHGAHAGGSHMDITTTAGPGPGHAVMKLAGELDISTVGDIRAALAAAVTAYRQVVIDLGDLSFCDCSGIGALVAAKNSAARRGTHLTVRNIPDHLARLLHITGTPLPATPGTSLTIGGAAHHFPQGTAA, encoded by the coding sequence ATGTCAGCCGCACTCCACAGGGCCTGGCATCCGGTGCCGGGAATGCGGGCTGACCGGCACAGGATGCCAATATCGACCGCCCGGGCGGCACTGGTCCGTCACCTCTGGACAAATCACTTCTGGCCCGGTTTGTATGGATGCCACGTCGGAATGTCGAGCGGTCGTCCGACAAGGGCCACGGCCTGGGGCGACGGCTGTCACGCGCCACACCACGGCGCACATGCGGGAGGCAGTCACATGGACATCACGACGACTGCCGGGCCTGGCCCGGGACACGCCGTAATGAAACTGGCCGGAGAGCTGGACATCTCCACCGTCGGTGACATCCGCGCGGCACTCGCCGCAGCAGTCACCGCATACCGGCAGGTGGTCATCGACCTCGGAGACCTCTCCTTCTGCGACTGCTCCGGCATCGGCGCACTCGTCGCCGCGAAAAACTCCGCCGCCCGCCGCGGCACCCACCTCACCGTCCGCAACATCCCCGACCACCTCGCCCGACTCCTCCACATCACCGGCACCCCACTGCCCGCCACACCCGGCACAAGCCTCACCATCGGCGGCGCAGCCCACCACTTCCCCCAAGGCACCGCCGCCTAG
- a CDS encoding serine hydrolase domain-containing protein: protein MTSQPFSRRSLVVGAAATAVLTTAGGTHARAATRTGAQRRAAEAAGAARIPPLRPDVLRAAIGDLTHPPTTAAQLRVTGTQGCWYGSAGVADTTTGREVRPDDAFRAGSVTKVFVATVVLQMAARRRLELDAPIGRYLPGLLPREQARITVAQLLQHTSGLPDHRGLPDLRTPEDVLHHRHDRWTPHQLVATVTHGPLKFTPGTAQEYRGINYVLLALLIERLSGRPYGEEIRRALLRPLGLTRTLLPGDDPRLHGSHVHGYLRMSDTSLRDITVYNPSSSWGEGELVSSVDDLSRFLEALFRGVLLPRCMTEKLFTLPPASVRMLDGSAARYSMGLQQATVNGVTFWGKTGEWYGCRTRMFSTRDHQRRFVLSYAPTPLNPREDMTQRVVAALTQAEGGGAGDTA, encoded by the coding sequence ATGACATCCCAGCCCTTTTCGCGCCGCTCACTCGTCGTCGGCGCCGCGGCCACTGCCGTCCTCACCACGGCAGGAGGCACCCACGCCCGGGCAGCTACCCGGACAGGTGCTCAGCGCCGAGCCGCCGAAGCTGCCGGCGCCGCGCGCATCCCCCCGCTGCGCCCGGACGTGCTGCGCGCCGCCATCGGTGACCTCACTCACCCGCCGACGACCGCCGCGCAACTGCGCGTCACCGGCACGCAGGGCTGCTGGTACGGCTCGGCGGGAGTGGCCGACACCACAACGGGCCGTGAGGTGCGGCCGGATGACGCATTTCGCGCAGGCAGCGTCACCAAGGTGTTCGTGGCGACCGTGGTCCTGCAGATGGCAGCCCGTCGCCGGCTGGAACTCGACGCCCCGATCGGACGCTACCTGCCGGGCCTGCTCCCGCGGGAGCAGGCCCGGATCACCGTCGCCCAGCTGCTGCAGCACACCAGCGGCCTGCCCGACCACCGGGGCCTGCCGGACCTGCGTACACCGGAGGATGTGCTGCACCACCGGCACGACCGATGGACGCCGCACCAGTTGGTGGCGACCGTGACCCACGGACCGCTCAAGTTCACGCCGGGCACAGCGCAGGAGTACCGGGGCATCAACTACGTCCTGCTCGCCCTGCTCATCGAGCGCCTGAGCGGCCGACCCTACGGCGAGGAGATCCGGCGGGCCCTCCTGCGCCCGCTGGGCCTCACGAGAACCCTGCTGCCCGGGGACGACCCGCGGCTGCACGGCAGCCACGTGCACGGATATCTCCGCATGAGCGATACCTCTCTGCGCGACATCACCGTCTACAACCCCTCCTCGAGCTGGGGGGAGGGCGAACTCGTCTCCAGCGTCGACGATCTGTCCCGCTTCCTGGAGGCACTGTTTCGCGGCGTGCTCCTGCCGCGCTGTATGACGGAGAAGTTGTTCACGTTGCCCCCGGCGAGTGTGCGCATGCTGGACGGCAGCGCGGCCCGCTACTCCATGGGACTGCAGCAGGCCACGGTGAACGGCGTGACCTTCTGGGGCAAGACGGGGGAGTGGTACGGCTGTCGCACCCGCATGTTCTCCACCCGCGACCACCAGCGCCGTTTCGTGCTCTCCTACGCCCCCACCCCCCTGAACCCGCGCGAGGACATGACCCAACGCGTCGTCGCCGCGCTCACCCAGGCCGAGGGCGGGGGCGCCGGGGACACCGCATAG
- a CDS encoding class I SAM-dependent methyltransferase: MAGSPAHDDAGAPPPWQWLDDLYAVRPPWEIGRPQQAFLELAQSGAIRGRVLDIGCGTGEHVLMCHDLGLDATGVDLAAGALRAAEDKARRRGATVRFLHHDARRLDDLGEQFDTALDSGLFHMLDPDDRAAFAHGLHAALRPGGRYFLLCFSDREPGSPGVHGPHRLTRHDITVAFADTLRIDSLEPATIEFTLDPAGIRGWLVEMTKVSDRVGRTAEAGPGVL; the protein is encoded by the coding sequence ATGGCCGGATCGCCGGCACACGACGATGCGGGTGCACCGCCCCCCTGGCAGTGGCTGGACGACCTGTACGCCGTCCGGCCACCGTGGGAGATCGGACGACCGCAGCAGGCCTTTCTCGAGCTTGCACAATCAGGCGCCATCCGGGGACGAGTGCTCGACATCGGCTGCGGAACCGGGGAGCACGTGCTCATGTGCCACGACCTCGGCCTCGACGCCACCGGCGTGGACCTGGCGGCCGGCGCGCTACGGGCCGCGGAGGACAAGGCGCGTCGGCGCGGCGCCACCGTCCGCTTCCTCCATCACGACGCGCGAAGACTGGACGACCTGGGGGAGCAGTTCGACACCGCTCTCGACTCGGGCCTGTTCCACATGCTCGATCCGGACGACCGCGCCGCCTTCGCCCACGGCCTTCACGCCGCGCTGCGCCCCGGCGGACGTTACTTCCTGTTGTGCTTCAGCGACCGGGAACCCGGGAGTCCCGGAGTGCACGGGCCCCACCGCCTGACGCGGCACGACATCACTGTCGCTTTTGCCGACACGCTGCGGATCGACTCCCTTGAACCGGCCACGATCGAGTTCACCCTGGATCCGGCGGGCATCCGTGGCTGGCTCGTCGAGATGACGAAGGTCTCCGACCGGGTCGGGCGGACGGCCGAAGCAGGTCCCGGCGTGCTCTGA
- a CDS encoding polyprenyl synthetase family protein — translation MMSDRWEPAAFKARVDEVLHHFVAQEAEQLWAIDEVLGPVAEQLETAVKDGKRLRAAFCYWGWRAVGQPDSDALVRAAASMELVHAAAVVHDDLIDDSPLRHGRPTAHIALRGAVGRRPDDVEAARSLAMLVGDLLMSLAGQLFATSGLPAAYLARARPLWSLLARELIAGECLEILRTGADPDMASSLKVIRYKTAKYTVEQPLLIGGVLAGAGERLRGGYSAYGLPLGEAFQLRDDLLGLFGDPQRTGKDDADDVRGHRPTALLAETWRLAGDDERKQLRAVLGRHDLDAEGLDAVRELMRRLKTPDRIEAMISARVEEALDALHEVDAPAHAAAALTALAHSAAVRLS, via the coding sequence ATGATGTCTGACCGGTGGGAGCCGGCAGCCTTCAAGGCCCGTGTCGACGAGGTGCTGCACCACTTCGTCGCCCAGGAGGCCGAGCAGCTGTGGGCGATCGACGAGGTCCTCGGCCCGGTGGCGGAGCAGCTGGAGACCGCGGTCAAGGACGGCAAGCGGCTGCGGGCGGCGTTCTGCTACTGGGGCTGGCGCGCGGTGGGCCAGCCCGACAGCGATGCGCTGGTTCGGGCGGCGGCCTCCATGGAACTGGTGCATGCCGCAGCGGTGGTGCACGACGATCTCATCGACGACAGTCCGTTACGGCACGGCCGGCCCACGGCACACATCGCGCTGCGCGGCGCTGTGGGCCGGCGTCCGGATGATGTGGAGGCCGCCAGGTCACTGGCGATGCTGGTGGGGGACCTGCTGATGTCGCTGGCCGGGCAGTTGTTCGCCACCAGCGGTCTGCCCGCCGCGTATCTGGCACGGGCCCGGCCGCTGTGGTCGTTGCTGGCACGGGAGCTGATCGCGGGCGAGTGCCTGGAGATCCTGCGTACCGGGGCCGATCCGGACATGGCGTCGTCGCTGAAGGTGATCCGGTACAAGACCGCCAAGTACACCGTCGAGCAGCCGCTGTTGATCGGCGGCGTCCTGGCGGGGGCCGGTGAGAGGCTGCGCGGGGGCTATTCCGCGTACGGGCTGCCGTTGGGCGAGGCGTTCCAGCTGCGGGACGATCTGCTCGGCCTCTTCGGAGACCCGCAACGCACCGGCAAGGACGACGCCGACGATGTGCGCGGCCACCGGCCCACGGCCCTGCTGGCGGAGACCTGGCGCCTCGCCGGCGACGACGAGCGGAAGCAGCTGCGCGCCGTCCTGGGCAGACACGATCTGGACGCGGAGGGGCTGGACGCGGTGCGCGAGCTGATGCGTCGGCTCAAGACCCCCGACCGTATCGAAGCCATGATCAGCGCGCGGGTCGAGGAGGCCCTCGACGCTCTGCACGAGGTGGACGCGCCAGCGCACGCCGCCGCCGCCCTGACCGCGCTGGCGCATTCGGCGGCGGTCCGCTTGTCCTGA